Proteins encoded within one genomic window of Thunnus albacares chromosome 13, fThuAlb1.1, whole genome shotgun sequence:
- the LOC122995126 gene encoding NLR family CARD domain-containing protein 3-like, whose protein sequence is MKQEELADRLQSRNRAGRCQRKLKSNLKKKFQCVFEGIAKAGNSTLLNQIYTELYITEGGTAEVNNEHEVRQIETASRKPARPETTIRQEDIFKASPGRDEPIRTVMTKGVAGIGKTVLTQKFTLDWAEDKANKDIQFIFPFTFRELNVLKEKKYSLVELVHHFFTETKKAGICRFEEFQVVFIFDGLDECRLPLDFHNTKILTDVIESTSVDVLLTNLIRGKLLPSARLWITTRPAAASQIPPECVSMVTEVRGFTDQQKEEYFKKRFRDEKQTSTIISHIKTSRSLHIMCHIPVFCWITATVLEDLLKSRERGEVPKTLTEMYIHFLVVQSKLKNVKYDGGAETDPHWNKKSRKMIESLGKLAFQQLQKGNLIFYESDLRECGIDIRAASVYSGVFTQVFKEERGLYQDKVFCFVHLSVQEFLAALYVHLKFINSGDNLLAEQQTTSWWPKVFKQKPEPTCFYQSAVDEALKSPNGHLDLFLRFLLGLSLQTNQILLSGLLTQTGSSSMTHKETVKYIKKKISEDLSAERSINLFHCLNELNDHSLVEVIQQSLSSGSLSTDKLSPAQWSALVFILLSSEKDLDVFDLK, encoded by the exons atgaagcaggaggagctggctgaccgtctgcagagca GGAATCGTGCTGGCAGGTGTCAACGtaaactcaagtctaacctgaagaagaagttccagtgtgtgtttgaggggattgctaaagccGGAAACtcaacccttctgaatcagatctacacagagctctacatcacagagggagggactgcagaggtcaataatgaacatgaggtcagacagattgaaacagcatccaggaaaccagccagaccagaaacaacaatcagacaagaagacatctttaaagcctcacctggaagagatgaaccaatcagaacagtgatgacaaagggagtggctggcattgggaaaacagtcttaacacagaagttcactctggactgggctgaagacaaagccaacaaggacatacagttcatatttccattcactttcagagagctgaatgtgctgaaagagaaaaagtacagcttggtggaacttgttcatcacttctttactgaaaccaaaaaagcaggaatctgcaggtttgaagagttccaggttgtgttcatctttgacggtctggatgagtgtcgacttcctctggatTTCCACAACACtaagatcctgactgatgttatagagtccacctcagtggatgtgctgctgacaaacctcatcagggggaaactgcttccctctgctcgcctctggataaccacacgacctgcagcagccagtcagatccctcctgagtgtgtcagcatggtgacagaggtcagagggttcactgaccaACAGAAGGAGGAATACTTCaagaagagattcagagatgagaagcagaccagcaccatcatctcccacatcaagacatcacgaagcctccacatcatgtgccacatcccagtcttctgctggatcacagctacagttctggaggatctgttgaaaagcagagagagaggagaggtgcccaagaccctgactgagatgtacatccatttcctggtggttcagtccaagctgaagaatgtcaagtatgatggaggagctgagacagatccacactggaataaaaagagcaggaagatgattgagtctctgggaaaactggcttttcagcagctgcagaaaggcaacctgatcttctatgaatcagacctgagagagtgtggcatcgatatcagagcagcctcagtgtactcaggagtgttcacacaggtctttaaagaggaaagagggctgtaccaggacaaggtgttctgcttcgtccatctgagcgttcaggagtttctggctgctctttaTGTCCATCTGAAATTTATCAACTCTGGCGACAATCTGCTGgcagaacaacaaacaacatcctgGTGGCCTAAAGTCTttaaacaaaaacctgaaccAACATGtttctaccagagtgctgtggatgaggccttaaagagtccaaatggacacctggacttgttcctccgcttcctcctgggtctttcactgcagaccaatcagattCTCCTCAGTggtctgctgacacagacaggaagtagctcaaTGACCCATAAGGAAACAGTcaagtacatcaagaagaagatcagtgaggatctgtctgcagagagaagcatcaatctgttccactgtctgaatgaacttaATGATCATTCTTTAGTGGAGGTGATCCAACAGTCCCTGAGttcaggaagtctctccacagataaactgtctcctgctcagtggtcagctctggtcttcatcttactttcatcagaaaaagatctggacgtgtttgacctgaag